The sequence below is a genomic window from Mycobacterium sp. ITM-2016-00316.
CATGGGCCCGTCCGACATGTTCGGCGAGCTGTCGATCTTCGACCCCGGCCCCCGTACCTCCAGTGCCACCACGATCACCGAGGTGCGTGCGGTCTCGATGGACCGCGAGGCGCTGCGCGCGTGGATCGCCGACCGCCCGGAGATCGCCGAGCAGCTGCTGCGCGTGCTGGCCCGCCGCCTGCGCCGCACCAACAACAACCTGGCCGACCTGATCTTCACCGACGTGCCCGGCCGGGTCGCCAAGCAGCTGCTGCAGCTGGCCCAGCGCTTCGGTACGCAGGAGGGTGGCGCCCTGCGCGTGACCCACGACCTGACGCAGGAAGAGATCGCCCAGCTCGTCGGCGCCTCCCGCGAGACCGTGAACAAGGCGCTGGCCGATTTCGCCCACCGCGGCTGGATCCGGCTCGAAGGCAAGAGCGTCTTGATCAGCGACTCCGAGCGGTTGGCCCGCCGAGCGCGCTAGCGTTCTCCCGCCGAGACTGTATTCCAGACGCAAAACTCCGAGTACCGGCCTTCTGGAATGCTGTTTCGGCAGTCAGCTGCGTAGGTAGTCCAGCTGGGCCTGCGTCGATTTCTCGGCCGCGGGCCACAGCTTCTGGTCCACATCGGTATAGACGTGGGCGACGACCTGCTTCGCGGTGGCGTCCTCACCCAGCACCTGCAGGGCGCCGCGAACCTGTTCGAGTCGTTGTTCGCGATGGGCCAGGTAGGCGGTGGCGACACCGGCCAGATCGTCGAGTTCGGGGCCGTGTCCCGGCAGCACGGTGCGCGGCCCCAGCCCCTGTAGCCGACGCAGCGATTCCAGGTAGGCCGCCAGACTTCCGTCCTCGTCATCGATGACGGTGGTGCCGCGTCCGAGCACGGTGTCGGCGGTCAGGACGGCGTCATCGACGAGGAACGACAACGAGTCCACGGTGTGGCCGGGCGTGGCCATCACCGTGATGCGCAGACCGGCCGCGTCGATCAC
It includes:
- a CDS encoding MBL fold metallo-hydrolase, whose protein sequence is MTASVLLCDNPGIMTLDGTNTWVLRGPRSDEMVIVDPGPDDTEHIERIAALGKIPLVLISHKHGDHTDGIDMLVERTGAVVRAVGSGFLRGMGGPLTDGEVIDAAGLRITVMATPGHTVDSLSFLVDDAVLTADTVLGRGTTVIDDEDGSLAAYLESLRRLQGLGPRTVLPGHGPELDDLAGVATAYLAHREQRLEQVRGALQVLGEDATAKQVVAHVYTDVDQKLWPAAEKSTQAQLDYLRS
- the crp gene encoding cAMP-activated global transcriptional regulator CRP; translated protein: MDEILARAGIFQGVEPTAVAALTKQLQPVDFPRGHTVFAEGEPGDRLYIITSGKVKIGRRSPDGRENLLTIMGPSDMFGELSIFDPGPRTSSATTITEVRAVSMDREALRAWIADRPEIAEQLLRVLARRLRRTNNNLADLIFTDVPGRVAKQLLQLAQRFGTQEGGALRVTHDLTQEEIAQLVGASRETVNKALADFAHRGWIRLEGKSVLISDSERLARRAR